The Arthrobacter russicus genome has a segment encoding these proteins:
- a CDS encoding GNAT family N-acetyltransferase — translation MQIRFNPIDPAAEAAELVAFLCRNEWPFHGSARLDEVAVRHRIAAGHYWNSDREAFWIEAPERIGYLALEDLADLADGGNPVFDLRLAEQYRGRGLAVPILRALAGQVFERFPSVRRLEGQTREDNLAMRKAFRKAGFLKEAHYRQAWPTGDGGYLASVAYGLLRGDFETGTVSSFDWAD, via the coding sequence ATGCAGATCCGATTCAACCCGATCGATCCGGCTGCCGAGGCAGCTGAGCTGGTGGCCTTCCTCTGCCGGAACGAGTGGCCGTTCCACGGCAGCGCGAGACTGGACGAAGTTGCGGTGCGGCACCGCATCGCGGCCGGCCACTACTGGAACTCGGATCGCGAAGCCTTCTGGATCGAAGCGCCGGAGCGTATCGGCTACCTCGCGCTGGAGGACCTCGCCGACCTGGCCGACGGCGGCAACCCGGTTTTCGATCTGCGCCTGGCCGAGCAGTATCGGGGCCGAGGCCTGGCGGTACCGATACTTCGTGCCTTGGCGGGACAGGTCTTCGAACGATTCCCGTCGGTGCGCAGACTGGAAGGGCAAACCAGGGAAGACAACTTGGCAATGCGCAAGGCCTTCCGGAAAGCGGGCTTCCTGAAAGAAGCCCACTACCGGCAAGCCTGGCCGACTGGCGACGGCGGCTACCTGGCCTCGGTAGCCTACGGACTACTGCGCGGAGACTTCGAAACCGGCACGGTCAGCAGCTTCGATTGGGCGGACTGA
- a CDS encoding NAD(P)-binding domain-containing protein: MYETVVIGAGQAGLSAAYHLQRKGLRAGSDFLVLDANPGPGGAWQHRWPSLTLGAAHGIHDLPGFPLGAPESSRPASEVVAEYYGAFEAENQLRVQRPAKVLAVSALPGATGLSLRTSTGEFNARTVISGTGTWDKPYWPYYPGAAEFGGRQLHTHDFQQASDFTGQRVLVVGGGTSAAQFLLQLHDAGAQTFWSTRRPPEFRCLDDNPDWGREVERAVDGRTRAGLPPISVVGVTGLPMTRMYRDGIASGVLASRGPLQRLEAGSAIFEDGSAEPLDAVLWATGFRASLDHLAPLKLREPGGGILMDGVLVVKEPRLFLVGYGASASTLGATRAGRSAALAALRYLDDVKIQPEPEESAALPVA, encoded by the coding sequence ATGTATGAAACCGTGGTGATCGGGGCCGGTCAGGCCGGGCTCTCCGCCGCCTACCACCTCCAACGGAAGGGACTCCGGGCGGGAAGCGACTTCCTAGTGCTCGATGCGAACCCCGGTCCGGGCGGCGCCTGGCAGCACCGGTGGCCCTCCTTGACCTTGGGGGCGGCGCACGGGATCCACGACTTGCCCGGATTTCCGCTCGGCGCTCCGGAATCGTCCCGGCCGGCTTCCGAAGTGGTCGCCGAATACTACGGCGCGTTCGAGGCCGAGAACCAGTTGCGGGTGCAGCGCCCGGCCAAGGTCCTGGCAGTCAGCGCGCTGCCGGGGGCAACCGGCCTGAGCCTGCGGACCAGCACCGGGGAGTTCAACGCCCGTACGGTGATCAGCGGAACTGGCACCTGGGACAAACCCTATTGGCCCTACTACCCCGGCGCCGCCGAGTTCGGCGGACGGCAACTGCACACGCACGATTTCCAACAGGCTTCGGATTTCACCGGGCAGCGGGTCCTGGTGGTCGGCGGCGGCACCTCGGCGGCGCAATTCCTGCTGCAACTGCACGACGCCGGTGCGCAGACTTTCTGGTCCACGCGCCGGCCGCCGGAGTTCCGCTGCCTGGACGACAACCCGGACTGGGGCCGGGAGGTGGAACGCGCTGTCGACGGACGGACGCGGGCCGGGCTGCCGCCGATCAGCGTGGTCGGCGTCACCGGGTTGCCGATGACCCGGATGTACCGGGACGGAATAGCCTCCGGAGTGCTGGCCTCCCGCGGCCCGCTGCAACGGCTGGAGGCCGGGAGCGCCATTTTCGAAGACGGTTCAGCAGAACCCCTCGACGCGGTGCTCTGGGCCACCGGGTTCCGGGCATCGCTGGACCACTTGGCGCCGCTGAAGCTGCGCGAACCCGGCGGCGGGATCCTGATGGACGGGGTCCTGGTGGTCAAGGAACCGCGGCTGTTCCTGGTCGGCTACGGGGCATCCGCCTCGACTCTGGGGGCGACCCGGGCCGGACGGTCCGCCGCCTTGGCCGCACTGCGGTATCTGGACGACGTCAAAATTCAACCGGAACCCGAAGAATCGGCAGCACTGCCAGTAGCCTGA
- the purU gene encoding formyltetrahydrofolate deformylase, giving the protein MTDAQTPRYALTLSCPDRPGIVHAVSGALLAAGGNITESQQYGSTGSPDALDASDGTFFMRVEVSTPEPLDGLRSAVQPIAEEFALDWTLHRVGTPVRTLLMVSKEAHCLNELLFQQRSGQLPIEVPAIVSNHPDLAEMAAFYGIPFHHVPVDPRNKAAAEQVLRELAAAHDVELVVLARYMQILSDELCRELSGRAINIHHSFLPSFKGARPYAQAHARGVKLIGATAHYVTGELDEGPIIEQEVIRVDHAHTSERLAQMGRAVEARTLAQAVRWHAEHRVLLDGKRTVVFA; this is encoded by the coding sequence GTGACTGATGCTCAGACTCCCCGATACGCGCTGACCCTGTCCTGCCCCGACCGGCCCGGCATCGTGCATGCGGTCAGCGGTGCGCTGCTCGCCGCCGGCGGCAACATCACCGAATCCCAGCAGTACGGCAGCACCGGTTCTCCGGATGCACTGGATGCGTCGGATGGCACCTTCTTCATGCGAGTGGAAGTGAGCACTCCGGAACCACTCGATGGACTGCGCTCGGCAGTACAGCCGATTGCCGAAGAGTTCGCCTTGGATTGGACCCTGCACCGGGTCGGCACCCCGGTGCGCACTCTGCTGATGGTGTCCAAAGAAGCGCACTGCCTCAATGAACTGCTGTTCCAACAGCGGTCGGGCCAGCTGCCGATCGAAGTCCCGGCGATCGTCTCCAACCATCCCGACTTGGCCGAAATGGCCGCGTTCTACGGGATTCCGTTCCATCACGTCCCAGTGGACCCGCGGAACAAAGCAGCAGCGGAGCAGGTGCTGCGGGAACTCGCCGCTGCGCACGATGTGGAACTCGTGGTCTTGGCCCGCTACATGCAGATCCTTTCCGATGAGTTGTGCCGCGAGCTCTCCGGCCGGGCGATCAACATCCACCATTCCTTCCTGCCCTCGTTCAAAGGCGCGCGCCCCTATGCCCAGGCCCATGCCCGCGGAGTCAAGCTGATCGGCGCCACCGCGCACTACGTGACCGGGGAACTCGACGAGGGGCCGATCATCGAGCAGGAAGTGATCCGGGTGGACCATGCCCACACCTCGGAGCGACTGGCCCAGATGGGCCGGGCCGTGGAAGCGCGGACGTTGGCCCAGGCGGTTCGCTGGCATGCCGAGCATCGGGTGCTGCTGGACGGGAAGCGCACCGTCGTTTTCGCCTGA
- a CDS encoding gamma carbonic anhydrase family protein, with amino-acid sequence MSPLYDFSGEIPVIGENVFIAPSATVIGSVSLADNASAFYGAVLRGDAETISIGPGSNVQDNVVVHATPGYPTQLGAGVSIGHNATVHGCTVEDDCLIGMGATVLNGAHIGEGSLIAAGSVVLEGMQIPARSLVAGVPAKIRRETTETELENIWHNATRYLELASLHRARHAVRAAVSA; translated from the coding sequence ATGAGCCCCTTATATGATTTTTCAGGAGAAATTCCCGTGATCGGGGAGAACGTATTCATCGCACCCTCGGCAACCGTGATCGGCAGCGTCTCACTGGCCGACAATGCCAGCGCTTTCTACGGAGCCGTGCTGCGCGGCGACGCCGAAACGATCAGCATCGGCCCCGGCAGCAACGTCCAGGACAACGTCGTGGTGCACGCCACCCCGGGCTACCCGACGCAACTGGGCGCCGGAGTGAGCATTGGCCACAATGCGACCGTCCACGGCTGCACCGTCGAAGACGATTGCCTGATCGGCATGGGCGCCACGGTGCTCAATGGGGCGCACATCGGCGAAGGTTCCCTGATCGCCGCGGGTTCCGTGGTCTTGGAGGGCATGCAGATCCCGGCCCGCTCACTGGTCGCCGGCGTCCCGGCCAAAATCCGGCGGGAAACCACCGAAACCGAGCTGGAGAACATCTGGCACAACGCCACCAGGTACCTGGAACTGGCCAGCCTGCACCGAGCCCGGCACGCCGTGCGCGCAGCAGTCAGCGCCTGA
- a CDS encoding gamma carbonic anhydrase family protein — protein MSPIYEFSGTAPMVAEDAFVAPNASLIGDVRLGRGSSAFYGAVLRGDTASISVGEGSNLQDNVVLHADPGFPATVGDRVSVGHGAVVHGCTVEDDCLIGMGATIMNGARIGAGSLIAGGAVVLEGTVIPPRSLVAGVPGKVRREIGEDELAGIRANADHYQQLAQAHRQLHA, from the coding sequence ATGAGTCCCATCTATGAATTTTCCGGCACCGCCCCGATGGTCGCCGAGGACGCCTTCGTGGCGCCCAATGCCTCGCTCATCGGCGACGTGCGTTTGGGCCGCGGCTCCAGCGCCTTCTACGGCGCAGTGCTGCGTGGCGATACCGCGAGCATCTCGGTAGGCGAAGGCTCGAATCTGCAGGACAACGTGGTGCTGCATGCCGATCCCGGGTTCCCGGCCACCGTGGGCGACCGGGTCAGCGTGGGCCACGGTGCGGTGGTGCACGGCTGCACCGTCGAAGACGATTGCCTGATCGGCATGGGCGCCACGATCATGAACGGCGCCCGGATCGGCGCGGGTTCCCTGATCGCCGGCGGCGCGGTGGTCCTGGAAGGCACCGTGATCCCGCCGCGCTCCCTGGTCGCCGGAGTGCCCGGCAAAGTCCGGCGCGAAATCGGCGAGGACGAGCTCGCCGGGATTCGCGCCAACGCGGACCATTACCAGCAATTGGCCCAAGCCCACCGGCAACTGCACGCCTGA
- a CDS encoding ROK family transcriptional regulator, translated as MSADARSTTRLPRNPGSQTALRQRNQQRIVETLLNAGPLTQAELSRHTGLSTATVSNLVKIMSDGGLVSTAPTTSSGRRATSVRLNSKGAVAVGIDVGRTHVRVVIASLGYRIIAERSIRLPLGHLAVDGVRAAAELLRGLLADSGLPESAVVGAGVGIPGPIDSRTGTVIQGAILPEWVGINILEMLEEALGVPVYVDNDANLGALAQVTWGAHNAVEDLIFVKIGSGIGAGLVLGGSPYYGNIGITGEIGHATISEQGLICRCGNRGCLETVASTAIMIELLSRGAPAPITTEDIIRQARAKDSATLRVIDDAGQAVGRAVANVANLLNPEVIVVGGPLAELGEILLEPIRRGLIRHAVPAIGETTHLVMSSMGNRAEALGGAALVFQHQGISSALSTEASA; from the coding sequence ATGTCCGCCGATGCACGCTCGACAACGCGCCTTCCCCGCAACCCCGGTTCCCAAACCGCCCTGCGGCAACGCAACCAGCAGCGGATCGTCGAAACCCTCTTGAACGCAGGGCCGCTCACCCAGGCCGAGCTTTCCCGGCATACCGGGCTCTCCACCGCCACGGTCTCGAATCTGGTCAAGATCATGTCCGACGGCGGTCTGGTCTCGACCGCGCCGACCACGAGTTCCGGACGTCGGGCCACCTCGGTGCGGTTGAATTCCAAGGGCGCGGTGGCGGTCGGCATCGACGTCGGCCGCACCCACGTGCGGGTGGTGATCGCGAGCCTGGGCTACCGGATCATCGCGGAGCGCTCGATCCGGCTGCCGCTGGGGCATCTGGCCGTGGACGGCGTCCGCGCGGCAGCCGAACTGCTCCGTGGGCTGCTGGCCGATTCCGGGCTCCCGGAAAGCGCCGTGGTCGGCGCCGGCGTCGGCATCCCCGGCCCGATCGACAGCCGCACCGGCACGGTGATCCAAGGGGCGATCCTGCCCGAGTGGGTCGGCATCAACATCCTGGAAATGCTGGAAGAGGCGCTCGGCGTTCCGGTCTATGTGGACAATGACGCCAATCTCGGCGCGCTCGCCCAAGTCACCTGGGGCGCCCACAACGCCGTCGAGGATCTGATCTTCGTCAAGATCGGCAGCGGCATCGGTGCCGGACTGGTGCTCGGCGGTTCGCCGTACTACGGCAATATCGGGATCACCGGGGAAATCGGCCACGCCACGATTTCCGAGCAGGGGCTGATCTGCCGCTGCGGCAATCGGGGCTGCCTGGAAACCGTCGCCTCGACCGCGATCATGATCGAATTGCTCTCCCGCGGAGCGCCGGCGCCGATCACTACCGAAGACATCATCCGGCAGGCCAGAGCCAAGGATTCGGCGACCCTCCGGGTGATCGACGACGCCGGCCAGGCGGTCGGCCGGGCGGTGGCCAATGTGGCCAATCTGCTCAATCCGGAAGTGATCGTGGTGGGCGGCCCACTGGCCGAACTGGGCGAGATCCTGCTGGAACCGATCCGTCGCGGGCTGATCCGCCACGCGGTGCCGGCGATCGGCGAAACCACGCACCTGGTGATGTCGTCGATGGGCAATCGGGCCGAGGCGCTCGGCGGTGCGGCGCTGGTCTTCCAGCACCAGGGAATCAGCTCGGCATTGAGCACTGAGGCCAGCGCCTGA
- the mmsA gene encoding multiple monosaccharide ABC transporter ATP-binding protein: MSSSTVAAPVILEMRAITKEFPGVKALSNVSLTVRAGEIHAICGENGAGKSTLMKVLSGVYPYGSYDGDIVYQGEVCKFKDIRASESAGIVIIHQELALIPELSITENIFLGNEPTKFGVINWTEARRRAIDLLARVGLSDDPDTPVKEIGVGKQQLVEIAKALNKSVKLLILDEPTAALNESDSQHLLDLIRGLKGRGIASIMISHKLNEIEAVADEITIIRDGQSIETLNVAEDGADEDRIIRGMVGRTLESRFPDHEPKIGDVFFEVKNWNVAHPQIADRLVCKNESFTVRRGEIVGFAGLMGAGRTELARSIFGRSYGRFLSGEIIKDGKTLKLHNVADAIDAGLGYVTEDRKSLGLNLLDDIKTTTVAAALQKITRGLVVDEDQEYRVAEDYRKQLRTKAPSVDEGVAKLSGGNQQKVVLAKWMFTDPDLLILDEPTRGIDVGAKYEIYGIIQKLADQGKGVIVISSELPELLGLSDRIYTIFEGSITGVLNKGDADQESLMKLMTAAKKSA, encoded by the coding sequence ATGTCAAGCAGCACTGTCGCCGCTCCGGTGATCTTGGAAATGCGCGCCATCACCAAAGAGTTCCCTGGGGTCAAGGCGCTCTCGAACGTCTCGTTGACCGTACGGGCCGGCGAGATCCATGCGATTTGCGGCGAAAACGGCGCGGGTAAGAGCACCTTGATGAAAGTGCTCTCCGGCGTGTACCCCTATGGCAGCTACGACGGCGACATCGTCTACCAGGGCGAAGTCTGCAAGTTCAAGGACATCCGGGCCTCGGAGTCGGCGGGAATCGTGATCATCCACCAAGAGTTGGCTTTGATCCCCGAACTGTCGATCACCGAAAACATCTTCCTGGGCAATGAACCGACGAAATTCGGCGTGATCAACTGGACCGAAGCACGGCGCCGCGCCATCGACCTGCTCGCCCGGGTCGGACTCAGCGATGATCCGGACACCCCGGTCAAAGAAATCGGTGTCGGCAAGCAGCAGCTGGTGGAAATCGCCAAGGCGCTCAACAAATCGGTGAAACTGCTCATTCTGGACGAACCGACCGCCGCGCTGAACGAATCCGATTCGCAGCACTTGCTGGATCTGATCCGGGGCCTGAAGGGCAGAGGAATCGCTTCGATCATGATCTCGCACAAGCTCAACGAGATCGAAGCGGTCGCCGATGAAATCACCATCATCCGGGACGGCCAGTCGATCGAAACCCTCAATGTCGCCGAAGACGGCGCCGATGAGGACCGGATCATCCGCGGCATGGTGGGCCGTACCCTGGAATCCCGCTTTCCGGACCATGAGCCGAAAATCGGCGACGTGTTCTTCGAGGTCAAGAACTGGAACGTGGCGCATCCGCAGATCGCCGACCGGCTGGTCTGCAAAAACGAGTCGTTCACGGTCCGCCGCGGCGAGATCGTCGGCTTCGCCGGGCTGATGGGGGCCGGGCGCACCGAACTGGCGCGCAGCATCTTCGGCCGTTCCTACGGCCGGTTCCTCTCCGGGGAAATCATCAAGGACGGCAAAACCCTCAAGTTGCACAACGTCGCCGATGCCATCGACGCCGGGCTGGGCTACGTCACCGAGGACCGGAAGTCCCTCGGTTTGAATCTGCTCGACGACATCAAAACCACCACGGTAGCCGCAGCGCTGCAGAAGATCACCCGCGGTCTGGTCGTGGACGAGGACCAGGAATACCGGGTCGCCGAAGACTACCGGAAGCAGTTGCGCACCAAAGCACCGAGTGTGGACGAAGGCGTCGCGAAGCTCTCCGGCGGCAATCAGCAAAAGGTGGTGCTGGCGAAATGGATGTTCACCGACCCGGATCTGCTGATTCTCGATGAGCCCACCCGCGGCATCGACGTCGGGGCGAAATACGAAATTTACGGAATCATCCAGAAGCTCGCGGACCAAGGCAAGGGCGTGATCGTGATTTCCTCCGAGCTGCCGGAGTTGTTGGGGCTCTCCGACCGGATCTACACCATCTTCGAAGGCTCGATCACCGGCGTGCTGAACAAAGGCGACGCCGATCAGGAGAGCCTGATGAAACTCATGACCGCCGCCAAGAAATCGGCCTAG
- the mmsB gene encoding multiple monosaccharide ABC transporter permease: MNNIKQIFGGNVRQFGMIFALIALMVFFQIFSGGKVFTPFNMQNLINGNSYVLILAIGMVLVIIAGHIDLSVGSVAAFVGIVVAITMRDWGLPWYLGVLLGLLVGALVGAWQGFWVAIVGIPAFIVTLAGMLLFRGLNQLVGNSQSIPVPEQIQYLGGGYLPEIGPDTGFNNLTLLLGLICIAALVWSELKSRRDSIKLGASVPAVWVPVVKIAAVSTVIIYATYLFASGRTGTSFPIAGVILAVLVLIYGFISSKTIIGRHVYAVGGNKNAAELSGVKSRKVNFLVMMNMSILAAVAAIIFIGRSTSSGPADGTGWELDAIAAVFIGGAAVSGGVGTVMGSMIGGLVMAMLNNGLQLMSVGASWTSVIKGLVLLIAVAIDVYNKSQGRKSIIGLMMKNFNRNEKSGLQTNT, translated from the coding sequence ATGAACAACATCAAACAGATATTCGGCGGAAACGTCCGCCAGTTCGGCATGATCTTCGCGTTGATTGCGTTGATGGTCTTCTTCCAGATTTTCTCTGGCGGCAAGGTCTTCACCCCGTTCAACATGCAGAACCTGATCAACGGCAACTCCTACGTCTTGATCCTGGCCATCGGCATGGTCTTGGTGATCATCGCCGGGCACATCGACCTCTCCGTGGGTTCCGTTGCGGCCTTCGTCGGCATCGTAGTGGCGATCACGATGCGGGACTGGGGCTTGCCCTGGTACCTCGGCGTACTGCTGGGCCTGCTGGTCGGCGCATTGGTCGGCGCCTGGCAGGGCTTCTGGGTGGCGATCGTCGGCATTCCGGCATTCATCGTCACGCTTGCCGGCATGTTGCTGTTCCGCGGCCTGAACCAGCTGGTCGGCAACTCGCAGAGCATCCCGGTGCCGGAACAGATCCAGTATTTGGGCGGCGGCTACTTGCCGGAGATCGGCCCGGACACCGGGTTCAACAACCTCACCTTGCTGCTTGGTCTGATCTGCATCGCCGCGCTGGTCTGGAGCGAGCTCAAATCGCGACGGGACTCGATCAAACTCGGCGCCAGCGTTCCGGCAGTCTGGGTTCCCGTGGTGAAAATCGCGGCGGTTTCCACAGTGATCATCTACGCGACGTACCTCTTCGCCTCCGGACGGACCGGCACCTCGTTTCCGATCGCCGGGGTCATTCTGGCGGTGCTGGTGCTGATCTACGGCTTCATTTCTTCCAAGACCATCATTGGCCGGCATGTCTACGCGGTCGGCGGCAACAAAAACGCCGCCGAGCTCTCCGGCGTGAAGAGCCGCAAGGTCAACTTCCTGGTCATGATGAACATGTCGATTCTGGCCGCAGTGGCCGCGATCATCTTCATCGGCCGCTCCACCTCGTCCGGGCCGGCCGATGGCACCGGATGGGAACTCGACGCGATCGCCGCGGTGTTCATCGGCGGTGCTGCGGTCAGCGGCGGCGTCGGCACCGTAATGGGCTCGATGATCGGCGGCCTGGTCATGGCCATGCTCAACAACGGCTTGCAATTGATGAGCGTGGGTGCAAGCTGGACCTCGGTGATCAAGGGCCTGGTGCTGCTGATCGCGGTGGCGATCGACGTCTACAACAAGAGCCAAGGCCGCAAGTCCATCATCGGCCTGATGATGAAGAACTTCAACCGGAACGAAAAGTCTGGGCTGCAGACGAACACCTGA
- a CDS encoding substrate-binding domain-containing protein, with the protein MVKFTKTLTSVAAIAAISALALTGCGRGDSSSGSNGSAAAGFAKDATIGVALPQKTSENWVLAENLFNSDLKSAGFKADVQFANNGATEQQNQINSMISNGAKVIIVGAVDGSQLGTQLKQAKDAGVTIIAYDRALTNTSNVDYYLAYDNFKVGELQGQALLEGMKTKKPSGPYNIELFAGDPADANSKPFFDGAMSVLKPKIDDGTLKVVSGQVSQNDAATQGWLAANAQKRMDTLLAANYTTAPLDGVLSPNDTLARAIITSVKAAGKPIPVVTGQDSEVESVKSIMAGEQYSTINKDTSNLVKAAVAMVTDLQQGKTPATTTTSNNGTKDVPTKFLEPVIVTKANAAQAYANDPTLGPLTK; encoded by the coding sequence ATGGTGAAATTCACTAAGACGCTGACGTCGGTTGCGGCCATCGCGGCCATCTCGGCACTCGCCCTGACCGGCTGCGGGCGCGGCGACTCCTCCAGCGGCAGCAACGGCTCGGCTGCAGCCGGCTTTGCCAAGGACGCCACCATCGGCGTGGCCCTCCCGCAAAAGACCTCGGAGAACTGGGTGCTCGCCGAGAATCTGTTCAACTCGGATCTGAAGAGCGCCGGCTTCAAGGCGGACGTGCAGTTCGCCAACAACGGCGCCACCGAACAGCAGAACCAGATCAACTCGATGATCTCCAATGGCGCCAAGGTGATCATCGTCGGCGCCGTCGACGGTTCGCAACTGGGCACCCAGCTCAAGCAGGCCAAGGATGCCGGCGTCACCATCATCGCCTACGACCGGGCACTGACCAATACCAGCAATGTCGACTACTACCTGGCCTACGACAACTTCAAGGTCGGCGAGTTGCAAGGCCAGGCGCTGTTGGAGGGCATGAAGACCAAGAAGCCGAGTGGACCATACAACATCGAGTTGTTCGCCGGTGACCCAGCCGACGCCAACTCGAAGCCGTTCTTCGACGGCGCGATGAGCGTGCTCAAGCCGAAGATCGACGACGGCACGCTCAAGGTGGTCTCCGGCCAGGTCAGCCAGAATGACGCCGCCACCCAGGGTTGGCTCGCCGCCAACGCTCAGAAGCGGATGGACACCCTGCTCGCCGCGAACTACACCACCGCTCCGTTGGACGGGGTGCTCTCCCCGAACGACACCCTGGCCCGCGCGATCATCACCTCGGTGAAAGCCGCCGGCAAGCCGATCCCGGTGGTCACCGGTCAGGATTCCGAAGTCGAGTCGGTGAAGTCGATCATGGCCGGCGAGCAGTACTCTACGATCAACAAGGACACCAGCAATCTGGTCAAGGCCGCTGTCGCGATGGTGACCGACCTGCAGCAGGGCAAGACCCCGGCCACCACGACAACCTCGAACAACGGGACCAAGGACGTACCAACCAAGTTCCTGGAGCCGGTCATCGTGACCAAGGCGAACGCCGCCCAGGCCTACGCCAACGATCCGACGCTCGGACCGCTGACCAAGTAG
- a CDS encoding AI-2E family transporter has protein sequence MADQLTGDAGQQPDGPQDIPYALRIAADWAWRLGLVVIVAGGLIWLLSFVSFLVIPIMVAALLAGLLLPVVRWLTAHKVPRGLAVAIAELGLIVVVVAALALVGRQIYTGFQDLWSEALQGVQKIQQWLSDGPLHLTTDQIDGYLKQAGQSLENNSSSILNGALSFGSTAGHFGAGLILALFILIFFLLEGERIWMFLVGLLPRRARAAGNGAGRRGWRSMVSYVRVQVFVAFVDAVGIGVGAAIIQVPLALPLGVLVFLGSFIPILGALVTGGVAVLLALVANGPINALIMLIIVLVVQQAESHILQPLVMGKAVSLHPVAVILAVAAGSFLAGIPGALFAVPLLAVTNAAVRYIASRGWESDPAVNPPPASAAPDEPADESPGTAEAAGA, from the coding sequence ATGGCGGATCAACTCACCGGCGATGCCGGGCAACAACCGGACGGTCCACAGGACATCCCGTACGCATTGCGGATCGCGGCGGACTGGGCCTGGCGGCTCGGGCTGGTCGTGATCGTTGCCGGTGGGCTGATCTGGCTGCTGAGCTTCGTCAGCTTCCTGGTCATCCCGATCATGGTCGCGGCGCTGCTAGCCGGGTTGTTGCTGCCGGTGGTGCGTTGGCTCACCGCGCACAAGGTGCCCCGTGGTCTGGCCGTGGCGATCGCGGAACTGGGCTTGATCGTCGTCGTGGTCGCCGCACTCGCCTTGGTGGGCCGGCAGATTTACACCGGTTTCCAAGACTTGTGGAGCGAAGCGCTGCAAGGCGTGCAGAAAATCCAACAATGGCTTTCCGACGGACCGCTGCACCTGACCACCGATCAGATTGACGGATACCTCAAACAGGCCGGGCAATCGCTGGAGAACAACAGCAGCAGCATTCTCAACGGAGCGTTGTCGTTCGGCAGCACGGCCGGGCACTTCGGCGCCGGTCTGATCCTGGCTCTGTTCATCCTGATCTTCTTCCTGCTCGAGGGCGAACGGATCTGGATGTTTTTGGTCGGACTGTTGCCGCGCCGGGCGCGTGCTGCTGGAAATGGCGCCGGGCGCCGGGGCTGGCGCTCCATGGTCAGCTACGTCCGGGTCCAGGTTTTCGTGGCCTTCGTGGACGCCGTGGGCATCGGGGTCGGCGCGGCGATCATCCAAGTACCCCTGGCCTTGCCGCTCGGCGTCCTGGTTTTCCTCGGCTCGTTCATCCCGATTCTGGGCGCCTTGGTGACCGGCGGCGTGGCGGTGCTGCTGGCGCTGGTTGCCAACGGCCCGATCAATGCGCTGATCATGTTGATCATCGTCTTGGTGGTGCAGCAGGCGGAGAGCCACATCCTGCAACCGTTGGTCATGGGCAAAGCGGTCTCGCTGCACCCGGTCGCGGTGATCCTCGCCGTGGCTGCCGGTTCGTTCCTGGCCGGCATCCCGGGGGCCCTGTTCGCGGTTCCGTTGTTGGCCGTGACCAATGCCGCGGTCCGCTACATCGCGTCCCGCGGCTGGGAATCGGACCCAGCGGTCAACCCGCCGCCGGCCTCCGCAGCACCGGATGAACCCGCGGACGAGTCACCCGGTACTGCAGAGGCTGCAGGGGCTTAG